Below is a genomic region from Trichoderma asperellum chromosome 2, complete sequence.
CTTTTACTGCCATGACACTGTCCGTGCTGTCACTCATCTCACCTGCTGCGGCCCGCCATCACATCACCTGCCAAAATCAGCACAAGCCCGCTGTACCCCAGATTCTAGCCAGTCCAGCCACGCGGGAACGCTAGTCAGTAGCAGGGGAAGGCCGCTGGAGCGCTGACGGATGACCACTAAAGGTTGCCACCTCAGAGCTGCTCGAATTCCTGTTGACGTAAGGACGCTGCGGCGATCCAGCGCATACCACCCACCACTTTTCCCACGATCGATCCagtcctcttcctccctgTTTACCGCCTAATGGCCCTCCGCTGTCATCCCGCACAAACGTGCATAACCTAGCCATgccggcggcagcaatgCCAGATGACGGCCGCCAGGCCTCGACGGCATCGTCAGCCAAGCCTGGGCTCGCGGCAAGCTCCGGCGTCAGCCTCGGCCACGGTGGCGGCAGCACCAAtgccaacggcaacggcagcaCCACCTCCCCTGGACACTTTATCCGCCGTGCCAAACCCTTCGACGAGCCCTCAATGCGGTCAGGATCCATGTCGCGACACTTTTCAGACTCGTCGTCCGAGGCGCTCCCCCGGAGGAGCTCCAACTTTTCCGAGTATAGCTTGAACGAGGCACGCGACATACTCAACCCCCGGCCACACGCTCACGGCGAGCAGCTGTCCCATCACGAATCATCGCCACTGGCTTTTCTATCGCtggcctttgcttttctaCCTGCCATCGCCGGCGTCCTTTTCCAGAATGGCACCTCGGTTGTCACCGACATCATGCTCTTGGGCCTCGCAGCCATCTTCCTTCATTGGTCAGTGACGCAGCCTTGGTAAGTAGCGGTAATGTTTCCGCCACTCCCTCCCCCGTAGGAAAGGGCACGAAAGAATTCATAACTTCATAGGCAATGGTATTACGCGGCGCAAGAAGTCCGTCTATTTCAAGAAAACTCGGTCAACATATCCCTTGAAGAAGACAGCGATCTCGACTCCCGGGGTAAATCCCCAAGCACTAGTGCACAACTTGACGATGTGcccgaagagaaagagggagacGAGATGGAAGACTCGAGCTCGGGAAAGCGAAATGCCAAGGAAGGGCAGCAGAtgacagagcagcagcaggctgctCTGAAAGAGCTTTACCGTCATGAAAGCCTTGCGCTGGTATCATGCTTCGTGCTGCCACTGCTTAGCGCATATCTCCTACACTACATTAGAGGGCAGCTTAGTCGGCCATCCGAAGGACTTGTGTCTAATTTCAACTTGACGATTTTCCTATTGGCAGCTGAGCTGCGTGTACTTTCACACATGATCACTCTGGTCCAGTCTCGGACACTACATCTTCAGAAAGTTGTCCACGAAAATCCCTTTGGCCAGCAGGTTGGAACTGAGACACTATTAGAAGAGATGCTCAGAAGGCTAGAAAGGCTAGAAAGTCGTTCAACATCCCAGGGTCACGAAATCGCTGGACACGGACAGACGCTGGACTCGACGACAGCAACGATTAGCCGAGATGTCCGAAATACCATTCAACCAGAGCTGGACGCCTTGAATCGAGCTGTGAGGCGGtacgagaagaaggcaacACTCCTCCAGCTTCAGACAGAATCCAGGTTCTCTCATGTACACGCTAAACTGGACGATGCCATTGCTCTAGCCGCCGCTGCGGCAAAGAATGCAAATAGACGGCAGAACTTCATCCCTTGGGCCTGGAAATGGATCAGAGCGATTGTAACATTTCCTTTCAAGGCCCTTCTAGAGATACTCGCTCTGCCTCTGAAACCTATAGTTGCATTTGCGAACAGAAATAAGCAGCCATCTGCGACGAGTCTACCGCCTTCAAGGAGCAAGGCGGGGAAGCCGCCTGCATCGCTGAAATATAACGGCG
It encodes:
- a CDS encoding uncharacterized protein (EggNog:ENOG41~TransMembrane:4 (i119-137o143-161i250-269o281-298i)) gives rise to the protein MPAAAMPDDGRQASTASSAKPGLAASSGVSLGHGGGSTNANGNGSTTSPGHFIRRAKPFDEPSMRSGSMSRHFSDSSSEALPRRSSNFSEYSLNEARDILNPRPHAHGEQLSHHESSPLAFLSLAFAFLPAIAGVLFQNGTSVVTDIMLLGLAAIFLHWSVTQPWQWYYAAQEVRLFQENSVNISLEEDSDLDSRGKSPSTSAQLDDVPEEKEGDEMEDSSSGKRNAKEGQQMTEQQQAALKELYRHESLALVSCFVLPLLSAYLLHYIRGQLSRPSEGLVSNFNLTIFLLAAELRVLSHMITLVQSRTLHLQKVVHENPFGQQVGTETLLEEMLRRLERLESRSTSQGHEIAGHGQTLDSTTATISRDVRNTIQPELDALNRAVRRYEKKATLLQLQTESRFSHVHAKLDDAIALAAAAAKNANRRQNFIPWAWKWIRAIVTFPFKALLEILALPLKPIVAFANRNKQPSATSLPPSRSKAGKPPASLKYNGDRVPTRLTKR